The genomic interval AGGAGGCGGACCGTCGTGGGAGGCAGAGGAGAGGCTGGGCCCTTGGAGGCAGGTCTGGTGGACGACGTCGGCGCAGGAAGTGGACCCTTTGGGGAGGGTCCAGCAGGCGTTGGTGGTACAGGTACCGGACCACCGGAGGCGGGTCTGGCGGCACAGATGCCGGGCCACAGGAGCTCTAGGAACACCGGGAGGCGACGAGGGGGCACTAGGAGACTCGGAGGGAACACCAGGGGGCGGAGACTCGGAGGGAGCACCCGGAGGCGGAGACTCGGACGGAGCACCAGGGGGCGGAGACTCAGAGGGAGCACCAGGGGGCGGAGAATCGCAGGGAGCACCAGGAGGCGGAGACTCAGAGGGAGCACCAGGGGGCGGAGACTCAGAGGGAGCACCAGGGGGCAGAGACTCGGAGGGAGCACCAGGGGTCAGAGACTCAGAGGGAGCACCAGGAGGGGGAGACTCGGAGGGAGCACCAGGGGGCGGAGACTCGGAGGGAGCACTAGGGGGCGGAGACTCTGAGGGAACACTGGGACCACTAGGGGGCGACGAGGGAATACTGGGAGAGGGTTCTGGAGGGACATAGGGGATGTACCCACTAACTGGGGCAGTTAACCCACTAGCTGGGGCGGACCACACCACCAACCGTACCACCTATAGGCCAGGAGCCAGCTTGGTCGCCTTGAATCCCATTACCATGGGGACGGTGGCTGGAGACACGGAGATAGTGGCAGCTGCAGGTGGAGAGGCTGCAGCGGCGGCGAGAGGAGCAAAGTCTGCTGAAGCAGCTAGAGGTGTGGCTGGAAGTGTGGCTGGAGCTGGGGAGACTGTAGTGGTGGTGAGGGCGGAGAGACCACTGCGGCGATGACTGTAGGTGTTGCGGCCGCAGAAGCTGGAGCCAGAAGTGGCGTCTGCTCCGGAGACACAGGAGCTGGGGTGGTGGAGCGGAAGAATGGGATGTCtggcttgggaggcagagggTCACTAGCTAAATGGATAGAGCTGTCTGGCGttcccactctgcctcctgcTTCCATACCAACCCCAGGTACGGAAGGCGAGGAATCCAGTATTCTAACATCAGAACCATGCGAGTGGCGAAACCGAGCCCGTCTGCAGGCAGAGTAGGATTTGGCCATAGCCTCCACATAGTCCTTGATAGTTGATGTAAGATCCTTCAAGCCATCTGGGTCCATGATGTTATTAATTTTAGCGTACCTCATTGTAGTTCCTTGCATTTGGTCCTTTTGTCAGAAATTGAGGGTGTAGGTGGTGAGGCAAGATGCTGTAGACCGAGGTGAAAATTAATGATGGTGTTTAATCATGAAAATAGGGCACAAAAATACTCCAAAGTCCAAAACCCAGGCAGCTCTGCTGAGCGGTTGACAagggctcaacacaggtagcgACTGGTACACGAATGGACGGCTTACGACGGACTGAGAAAACATTAGACAAACGACTGATACAAGATGAGAACCCGACGGAGacgcagagacacaggtgacactaaatacacaggaggtaatcagggaacgagacacaactattcctgtaaataaataataaataagttcCTTCAGACAATTCGCATAGATACTTTGTAACTAGCGAACATTTCTTTCACTTagttaaagatgaaaaaaatgttgtttaaattCTTAATGGCGGTCAATTTAATTTCATCCAGAGTCCATGACTGAAGAAATTTGATTATCAAATTCTCTTGTCTGTGCGTGAGACTGGTCCAGCTCTCTTTGCACCTGGTCCCACCCATTCAAATAAGGAAGCTCTGAACCACCAGATTTGTCTGGGAACCAGAGACTCATCTAGTATCAAACCTTACGCTGCTTGTTTTCAAGTTGGTAATATccactttaaataaattgagtgtagtgtatgaaatattttttttggaaatgcTACAGATATTTTCCTGAAATTTGTGCAGCGCGGAGGTTCACCTagttaaagatgaaaaaaatgtttaaattctagacactaacaggtaccatataattgcacaaaaatctggGATGGCGGAGTCCCCACTCGAAATTCCGAGAATGAGGAGTATGGAGCCTCAACttttactttcaaattaaaCTTCATGTTATTATTGACCTTGTAGTCTATGTACAGACTCCAATGctatacacacacgcacacacccccacacacacacgtatcTGTATGAGTTTCTGTGTGCTAAACCTATTGGTGTAGCACACAGAAACCGGTTTCTGTGTACAAACAGAAAGTTACTTGTATACTAGGTTTCTGTTTcagataaaagtttttcttgtgTTGGAATATATCATGGGAGGGGATCTGGGTCGGGTTGTCATATAGGAACAGAGACAAGACTGAAGCTGTTCATCAGCGACGGCTCTACATCGACACACCTTAACCTGTTGTAAGGAACATGTCCAAAACAAAAGGTGAGTTAGAAAACCTTTAAACTTCTGATCCActtagtttggtttttttttaaatcaggattgtcatgtttttgtagTTGAGGATTTAAATGCAGCAGGCAGGAAACGTAGGATTGagttgaaaatgtaatgaaaacagTGCAGATAAGACttacaaaaatgcagaaacccagaaagaaacaaaagataatCCAAAACACAGCCAGACAGGAGAAATTAAGCAAGTAAGGAGAAGTACGGGAACACGATGGGAGTTGACAAGACAAGCCGGCGAGGAGTAACTGAGAATAAACTGCTTAAATATGAGGGAGTTTGAATGTGGAACAAAACGGCTGATGAGCTTACAGAGGTGAGTGGAGGGAGAAGGAGGGCAGACTAgggagcagaaaataaaatactacaGAATAATTTGATTAAAGAAGCATTATAAAACTAGactgacaaagaaaaactacCTGGAACAAACATAACAGCATCAGAATTCCTTTTAATGTCATTGTGCAcgaagaaatgtaaaaaatatcaactctCAAAGGCAGGTAAAATAACCGaatggaataaataaacatatcaataaatataaaaatataggacacagaataaataaataaattggcaaGAACCgaagaactgaagaaaacaggaacaagactggtctaaaaaaaaggaaacaaagtaaCAATGAAACTAAAATGACCAATAAAGGACTGAagtaaagtgaaacaaaaacataactgatctaaataaaacaggaacaaaaaacccacagaaataaacaaacccaACCAAACATCCAGGGATCCTAACAATGAAAAAGTTTTGATCacttttgtattgttttttttttttctttttctaaatgaatataaaacagtttgaatatATGATCTTGTTGTGATGGTAAGAAGAGCACACGATTTGTCTTCCAACTAAAGTCATggctaatttttaaaatattacaaacaatGTATTCATTAAGGAAAATAGTTAAATAAAGATCAAAGTAAtttgatctttatttatttttttcctatctGTTCGTCCCTTTTAGGTTCACGGGTGGACGTGGGAGAGGctaagaagaagaaatgtgatCAGAAAACAGGTGAGACCAAATCTATTTGATTTATTCGTATTATTTAATCTTCAAAATATaaccataaaaaatattgtcatacagattttatttgtagctAATGCAGCCTGGTATTTTTTCAGTTGCCTCTGATCAAATTTACTTGAAAGTGATTTTCTGCTACAGTTTGGGTCTGATATTGAAACATGCATGTAAAGTAAAACATCTTAAAGGCTGCATTTGGCGCCACCTATCCTGACATATAGAGAGTGAAAGCAGGAGAATCTACTGACACTGTACCGAAAACAAATGCAAGGCATATCAGAGGTTTCACTAAggtaacaaaaaagaaacaagaaaaataaacatgttaacgAGATAAAAGGACACAAAACGATAAGATGTCTACAGAAACTGTGGTGTAACTACtgcaaaacaacacacacaaggAATTATTGTGCAAGAAAAGGGGAATCAAGATAGAGTTAGACAAATAAAGAGGCCAAGATAGTTTCTTCAACGTTAAATACTTCAAAATTaaacctatatatatatatatgtatatatatataatatacaataccaagcgactgcaacatcaggaaaaaggagcacgagaaactagagaaataccagggcctcagggaggaactggagagggcctggaaggtgaagaccacagtggtgcctgtggtcatcggggccctcggggcagtcacccccaaactggaccaatggctacaacaggtcccaggaacaacatcagacatctcagtccaaaaatgtgcagtccttggcacagccaagatactgcgcagaaccctcaagctcccaggcctctggcagaggacccgagctcagaggataagaaccacccgcggtgggtgggAAGGgaattgatttgattttgacatATTACAATGTCAACAATTCTTCAACAAATGTGATTGCAACAGTATAGTATGATTTTACAAAACgtttctttcaaataaacatttaattttcagtttcaaacattatttgtgattttttttcttcttccagttgAAGATCCAGAAGACGTTTCCATTTTGCTCATTGGCAAAACTGGAACTGGCAAAAGCTCTGTGGGAAACATCATTGTGAACGCTAATCATTTTGAAGTTGGCAAGAATACAGTGGGGTGCGAGAAGAAAAGCCATCCCCTGCCTGATGGCCGTAGATTGGCAGTGATCGATACTCCGGGTCTGTTTCATACCAAACTGACAGCTGAGGAGATGAAGACACAGCTGACTAGATGTGTCTCACTGTGTGCTCCTGGTCCTCATGTGTTCCTGATTGTGATCGAGCCAAAACGTTTCTCAAGAGAAGACAAAGAGATGGTGAAAATGATCAAGAGGATGTTTGGAGATGGAGCAGCTAAATATACCATGGCCTTGTTCAGTCATGGAGATGAAATGGAGAGAGATGGAGTCTCAGTAGAAAGAGCTGTGTATTTCAACCCATCTTTCAATGATTTTCTCAGCAAATGTAAAggaggttttcatgtttttaacaacaacaaagagaACAGGAATCAAGTTAATGAGCTGGTGGGGAAGATTGACAATATGGTTCAGAGAAATGGAGGCAGGTGCTACACAAACGATATGTTCAGAGAAGCCCAAAGAGCCATTAGTCGGGAGATTTCTCAGGCTGGAGTAAATAGAGAGACAGCAGAGAGAAACAACTCGTTTATTCGAGCTGTTGAGCGAGCTGCTGCAGTTGCAGCcgctgctgaagctgctgctgaagctgcagcCGAGGCCGCTGTTGCAGCCACTGCTGAAGCTATAGCTGCAGCAGCGGCTGAAGCTATTGTTGAAGCTGCTGTTGGAGTGGCAGATGTTGTGAGTACAGTCACAGCAGTGAGAGAAGATGGATGCGTAACTCAGTGATAATCATCCGATTAGAAATAGTTGCAAGTAACCACAATGATAGTGAATGGGCTTGTAAGCTGTTAGTGAATAGTAATTATTAAATACATAACTGATTAAACACTTTTAATATAACctttaacattaaaatacaacCTGTGATTTGTGATTTAAAGACAATAGTTAACATTGTCTTGGTTTGTGATCTGCACATTTAATCTAAGAGAAtacatttgtttcattgttcatttatttattttagtttgttgtcaacaataaattcaaaagaTGATTTTTATTAACTAATATCTACAAAGTGATTTGGAATATATGGCATGTTCTTTACTTTGTgttcataataaatatttaaacactttATTCAATTCTGTTTGGTAAGTTCTTTTAACcagttttttaaagaagtaCAAATATAAAAGCAAACGTTTTACactagaatagaataaaatatagaTGTTGGTATTTCCCTGatctctgttttccttttatgtttaatgtttttccatCACCCAGCCGGTTCTCTATAACTGCCTTTATTTGGATGTGAACCTCATCAGTTCATtcgttcattcattcattcatttcaattatttatttaaacactatttttagaaaacagttaaaaaagcTACCGGAAGTTTCCTTCTTCCTTATATGGTCTGCTTCCAGGTTGCTGAAGTCTCGCACAGCTTGCTTGCATCGCGGTAGTTTGGATTAGCCGTTCAACTAGCAGTGAGCTAACTAAGAAGAACCAGAGTGGACTCCGGAGAACCCAGAGAACCACCCAGAGGACTGAGCTCCTCCGCGGCCGCCTGTTGACCCACAGCCCGCGATCACTGCGCTCACCCCAACATGAATTCAAATACAGCCGGTCAATCAACGCCAGAAGACGGGGAACTAGAGGACGGAGAGATCTGTGATGATGAAACCGAGGAGAGAGCTCCTCCGCGGCGGGGGGAAGGGCGCAGGCCCCGCGGCGGCGCCAGGCCGCGGCCGAGAAAACCGCACCAGTCACCGCACAGCTTGCGGCCTCTTCTGGGACCCCCACCGCAGGATTTTAGGCACATGATGCCCTACAACCCCGGACCTCACCTTCACGGCCCGTTCCCCCCCAACCTAAGACAGCCAGACCGTCCTCCAGTCCCTCCGCCTCCTGGGATGCCGCTTCCGCCGCCGCCCGGCCTCTGTCTGCTCGGAGAGCCCAACAACCGCTCCAACTTCTGGGAGCGGAGCCATGGAGCTCTGGGACGGTTTCGACACCGGGGCTTGCCGAACGGAGGACGGGGGTCCTGGAACCGAGGTCGAGGTCTCGGGGGGAACAACAGAGGAGGGCCTGGGAGACCCGGACCGGTGGACATCCACGGATCTCCCTCCAGAAAGCGTATCCTTCACGGATCTGACAGGTTTAGAACTGGACCGGATCAGGTTCCGATCACTTCAGGCTATTCACTGAGCTACCGGGAAACCCAGAACCAGTTCAGAACCGCACTGCGAAAACACAACgtcttatttgtttttgtttagtttctggagccaatatcttagtacactagaaataaaacaaaactaacaagttACTTTTCTCGAGATATAgcagttttaagtcaataattgttgaatatgaatgaaaaagtattagtttcactggcagattatttttacttatgGAATAAATGATTCAGTAGTTGTTCcagataaatttatttaatagtcAGATTTGTTTCTAACACCCAGACTATCAGATAGTGATCAACATCTTTTGtatgtttaatttcaaataaactgACTTAGTTGTTTGATGTTGCTGTTTGGTCAGGTTTAAGAGACATAGACAGACTTTATCAATGTAAATATGtacaataaaatgattaatggGAGTTTAGTGTTATGGGATGAAGCAGTCGTGGAATCTGGTTGTTCTGTGTTCGTTTTAGGGAAATACAAACTCAGATGATCTGATTTATCAATATTCAGATGAAATATGAGGTTATTTCATTACACATGGAGTTTCTGGAATAATTTCAATAATTCTCCATCAGCTTTGTAGGCGGGAATTTCAGTAATGTCTCCAAAACTACTTTATCTTCaggaaaactaaactttt from Xiphophorus maculatus strain JP 163 A chromosome 2, X_maculatus-5.0-male, whole genome shotgun sequence carries:
- the LOC102219375 gene encoding GTPase IMAP family member 2-like, coding for MSKTKGSRVDVGEAKKKKCDQKTVEDPEDVSILLIGKTGTGKSSVGNIIVNANHFEVGKNTVGCEKKSHPLPDGRRLAVIDTPGLFHTKLTAEEMKTQLTRCVSLCAPGPHVFLIVIEPKRFSREDKEMVKMIKRMFGDGAAKYTMALFSHGDEMERDGVSVERAVYFNPSFNDFLSKCKGGFHVFNNNKENRNQVNELVGKIDNMVQRNGGRCYTNDMFREAQRAISREISQAGVNRETAERNNSFIRAVERAAAVAAAAEAAAEAAAEAAVAATAEAIAAAAAEAIVEAAVGVADVVSTVTAVREDGCVTQ